Below is a window of Synergistaceae bacterium DNA.
ATATGCAGCAAAAATATTTGGCCGATAATTCAGATCCAATGCAGTTAATTTATCGCGCGAATACGTTCGTCCCGCCCACCCACCCACCCGAATTGAAGGGGTAGCGCGAACAACGAAAAGTTTTTACAAGTATTCATGTGTGCTGACATATAAATATAAATTTAGGAGGCTATTATGACACTAGAACAGCTCAGACCGGAAGAGAAAGCAGCATTAAACTTGCGCAAAATTTATTCTCAATACGGTTACAAATTTTACAGAATGAGCAGATTTGAAGAATACGATTTTTACGCGAACAAGAAAGATTTCTTAACGTCGAGAAATATTTTAACCTTCACGGACATTAACGGCAAATTAATGGCTCTGCGTCCTGACGTAACATTATCGATAATTAAGCACATTAAAGCAATTCCCGACCAGGTACAGAAATTTTTTTATGACGAGAAAATTTATAGAGTCCCGAAAAACGCAAACAACTTCCGGGAATTATCACAAGCAGGCATTGAGTGTATCGGCTCACTTGACCGCAAAAATATTTATGAAGTCATAGAACTTGCTGTAAAGAGTCTCGAAACTTTAGCGGGCGGACGGCGTTACATTCTCGACATCGCAGACGCAGGACTAATCGCAAAATTTATTCACGACAGCAATAAACACGA
It encodes the following:
- a CDS encoding ATP phosphoribosyltransferase regulatory subunit produces the protein MTLEQLRPEEKAALNLRKIYSQYGYKFYRMSRFEEYDFYANKKDFLTSRNILTFTDINGKLMALRPDVTLSIIKHIKAIPDQVQKFFYDEKIYRVPKNANNFRELSQAGIECIGSLDRKNIYEVIELAVKSLETLAGGRRYILDIADAGLIAKFIHDSNKHEIMKCIAEKNIHGLKDLNAPDEIINLMTGESKPAELAELQKIYPNTINIDFSAVSNLNYYNGIIFRGFIEGVPDSILSGGQYDILLHSMGHKDSKAIGFAVYLDYLEALTSD